From the Accumulibacter sp. genome, one window contains:
- a CDS encoding efflux RND transporter permease subunit: MIGPNLSEWALNKRSLVVFLMILAVVAGVMSFFKLGRGEDPAFTVRTMVVAAVWPGATAEETMKQVTERLERTLQETDYLDRLRSYTVAGQTTIFVDLKTSTPPAKVPDIWYQVRKNVGDMGHTLPQGVLGPFLNDDFGDTFGIIYAFTADGFSFRELRDHVEAARSRLLQVPDVSKIEVLGAQDEQIYIEFSTERLAGLRLNLSQIIATLQAQNLVRPAGTMQGEQERVFLRVSGAFDSERDIEAVNIVAGDRIFRLGDIANVRRGFTDPPQPMFRVNGKPAIGLAIAMRDAGDILALGDNLRQVIAEVVANLPVGIETTLVADQAVTVDHAISDFMTSLWQAIVIILACSFVSLGVRPGTVVALAIPLTMAIVFAVMDVAHIDLHRISLGALIIALGMLVDDAMTTVDAMLRRLGAGDSPDQAATFAYRTLAAPMLIGTLVTIASFVPIGFARSSAGEYTFSIFSVVAISLIVSWLVAVIFAPLIGKALLKPPQKQATEPKPGKLLQVYSGFVQGAIRMKWLTIGVTLAAFVAALVLSSHVSRQFFPSSDRPELTVNLTLRQNASIFATEQEVKRLEEVLKTDPDVDHFSSYVGRGAIRFILTLDVQLANPFFGQFVIVAKDLQARERLQAKLEKVLAEQFPDVVSRVSPLELGPPVGWPLQYRVSGPDKDEVRRLALELANVVGSDTRTRHVHFDWMEPARQLRVKINQDQARQLGVSSAAIAGVLNAAISGTPVTQVRDDIYLVNTVVRAADGERASFQTLASLQVPTPSGRMVPLKQFATFVEEQEFPLVWRRNRVPTLTVRADVKPGVLPDDVVSALAPKIAEFAGRLPKPYTVETGGLFEESQVSQASVFAVVPLMIVLMLLAMMVMLVSFRRLAMVVAIMPLGLIGVVTSLLLFNRPLGFVAILGILALIGMIAKNAVILIVSIEEERAAGRGVRDAVLSCATNRFRPMMLAAMSTVLGLLPIAPTVFWGPMAFAIMGGLLVATLLTLVFLPTLYMTVFGNETTPPTEAVEQSS, translated from the coding sequence GTGATCGGACCGAACCTGTCGGAATGGGCGCTGAATAAGCGCTCGCTCGTCGTCTTCCTGATGATCCTGGCGGTGGTGGCCGGCGTCATGTCCTTCTTCAAGCTGGGACGTGGCGAGGATCCGGCCTTCACAGTCCGCACCATGGTCGTCGCTGCCGTCTGGCCCGGCGCCACCGCGGAAGAGACCATGAAGCAGGTGACCGAGCGGCTCGAGCGCACGCTGCAAGAGACCGACTACCTCGATCGCCTCCGCAGCTACACCGTCGCCGGTCAGACCACGATCTTCGTCGACCTGAAGACGTCGACGCCGCCTGCCAAGGTGCCCGACATCTGGTACCAGGTGCGCAAGAACGTCGGCGACATGGGCCACACGCTGCCGCAGGGCGTGCTCGGCCCCTTCCTCAACGACGACTTCGGCGACACCTTCGGCATCATCTACGCCTTCACCGCCGACGGCTTCAGCTTCCGCGAACTGCGCGACCATGTCGAGGCGGCGCGCTCGCGGCTGCTGCAGGTGCCCGACGTGTCGAAGATCGAGGTCCTCGGCGCGCAGGACGAGCAGATCTACATCGAGTTTTCCACCGAGCGACTCGCCGGCCTGCGCCTGAACCTGAGCCAGATCATCGCCACGCTGCAGGCGCAGAACCTGGTGCGTCCGGCCGGAACGATGCAGGGTGAGCAGGAACGGGTGTTCCTGCGCGTTTCCGGCGCTTTCGACTCCGAACGCGACATCGAGGCGGTGAACATCGTCGCCGGCGACCGCATCTTCCGCCTCGGCGACATCGCCAACGTGCGACGCGGCTTCACCGATCCGCCGCAGCCGATGTTCCGCGTCAACGGCAAGCCCGCCATCGGCCTGGCGATCGCCATGCGCGACGCCGGCGACATCCTCGCCCTCGGCGACAACCTGCGTCAGGTGATTGCCGAGGTCGTCGCCAACCTGCCGGTCGGCATCGAGACGACGCTGGTCGCCGACCAGGCGGTCACCGTCGACCACGCGATCAGCGACTTCATGACCTCGCTGTGGCAGGCGATCGTCATCATCCTAGCGTGCAGCTTCGTCAGCCTGGGTGTGCGCCCGGGCACCGTGGTGGCGCTGGCGATCCCGCTGACGATGGCCATCGTCTTCGCGGTCATGGACGTGGCCCACATCGACCTGCACCGCATCTCGCTGGGCGCGCTGATCATCGCGCTCGGGATGCTGGTCGACGATGCGATGACCACGGTGGATGCGATGCTGCGCCGGCTGGGCGCCGGCGACAGCCCGGACCAGGCAGCGACCTTTGCCTATCGCACGCTCGCTGCACCGATGCTGATCGGCACGCTGGTCACGATCGCGAGTTTCGTGCCGATCGGCTTCGCCAGGAGCTCGGCCGGCGAGTACACCTTCTCGATCTTCTCGGTGGTCGCCATCTCGCTGATCGTCAGCTGGCTGGTGGCGGTGATCTTCGCGCCACTGATCGGCAAGGCGCTCCTCAAGCCGCCGCAAAAACAGGCGACCGAGCCCAAACCGGGCAAGCTGCTGCAGGTCTACAGCGGCTTCGTGCAGGGCGCGATCCGCATGAAGTGGCTGACCATCGGCGTCACGCTGGCCGCCTTCGTTGCTGCGCTGGTCCTGTCGAGCCACGTGTCGCGGCAGTTCTTCCCGTCCAGCGACCGGCCCGAGCTGACGGTGAATCTGACGCTGCGCCAGAACGCATCGATCTTCGCGACGGAGCAGGAGGTCAAGCGGCTGGAAGAAGTCCTGAAGACCGACCCTGACGTCGACCACTTCAGCAGCTACGTCGGTCGCGGTGCGATCCGCTTCATCCTGACGCTGGACGTGCAGCTGGCCAACCCCTTCTTCGGCCAGTTCGTCATCGTCGCCAAGGACCTCCAGGCGCGCGAGCGGCTGCAGGCCAAGCTCGAGAAGGTACTGGCCGAGCAATTCCCCGACGTCGTCTCGCGCGTCTCGCCACTGGAGCTGGGCCCGCCGGTGGGCTGGCCGCTGCAGTACCGCGTCTCCGGCCCGGACAAGGACGAGGTGCGGCGCCTGGCGCTGGAACTGGCCAACGTGGTCGGCAGCGACACGCGCACGCGGCACGTGCACTTCGACTGGATGGAGCCGGCGCGGCAGCTGCGCGTCAAGATCAACCAGGACCAGGCGCGGCAACTGGGCGTGAGTTCCGCCGCGATCGCCGGCGTGCTCAACGCCGCCATCTCCGGCACGCCGGTGACGCAGGTGCGCGACGACATCTACCTGGTCAACACCGTGGTCCGCGCCGCCGACGGCGAGCGTGCTTCGTTCCAGACGCTCGCCTCGCTGCAGGTGCCCACGCCGAGCGGTCGCATGGTGCCGCTCAAGCAGTTCGCGACCTTCGTCGAGGAGCAGGAGTTCCCGCTGGTTTGGCGCCGCAACCGGGTGCCGACGCTGACGGTGCGCGCCGACGTCAAGCCAGGCGTGCTGCCCGACGACGTGGTGAGCGCGCTGGCGCCGAAGATCGCCGAGTTCGCCGGCAGGCTGCCCAAGCCCTACACGGTGGAGACCGGCGGCCTGTTCGAGGAAAGCCAGGTCTCGCAGGCCTCGGTGTTCGCGGTGGTGCCGCTGATGATCGTCCTGATGCTGTTGGCGATGATGGTCATGCTGGTCAGCTTCCGCCGCCTTGCGATGGTGGTGGCGATCATGCCGCTGGGGCTGATCGGCGTGGTGACATCGCTGCTGCTCTTCAACCGGCCACTGGGCTTCGTGGCGATTCTCGGCATCCTGGCGCTGATCGGCATGATCGCCAAGAATGCTGTGATCCTGATCGTCAGCATCGAGGAGGAGCGAGCCGCCGGCCGCGGCGTGCGCGATGCAGTGCTGAGTTGCGCGACGAATCGCTTCCGGCCGATGATGCTGGCCGCAATGTCCACCGTGCTTGGTCTGCTGCCGATCGCGCCCACCGTGTTCTGGGGGCCGATGGCCTTTGCCATCATGGGCGGCCTGCTCGTGGCGACGCTGCTGACACTGGTCTTCCTGCCGACGCTGTACATGACGGTGTTCGGCAACGAGACGACGCCGCCGACCGAGGCCGTGGAGCAGTCGTCATGA
- a CDS encoding efflux transporter outer membrane subunit, producing MRINVFVALLAGGLAGCMVGPDYVRPTVESPTAWRIEYPMAADVANTRWWEQFGDPALNDLVDGALRENLDVRIAAARVDQFIGALTATRSQLYPQVGYGAEASRTRASRVGQPPLPPGADPYFSLYQASFGASWQVDLFGRVRRLSEAAQAQVYASEQAQRGVVLSLVSGVATSYIALRALDRQLEIAQATARNFGATARLFELRFKAGIVARTDVMQIDSQYQQALAAIPAFEQAIAAQENLISTLLGRNPGPIARGKAIDQLVAPLIPADLPSTLLQRRPDILQAEQNLVAANANIGATRALYYPSVSITGLLGSVSTAFSSLFTGPASAGLIAAGVSGPIFTAGGISGQVGSAEAQYQQALLAYRQTVLGAFRETNDALTGSQKKIEEVAMQNKRVNALREFARLSKLRFDKGVAAYLDVLVAENELFAAELAGVRLLADRYAQLVNVYQAMGGGWVDLAAAMAPTAQSLTSARTQ from the coding sequence ATGAGGATCAACGTATTCGTGGCACTGCTGGCCGGCGGCCTTGCCGGCTGCATGGTCGGGCCCGACTACGTGCGCCCGACGGTGGAGTCGCCCACCGCATGGCGCATCGAGTATCCGATGGCGGCCGACGTCGCCAACACCAGATGGTGGGAGCAGTTCGGCGACCCGGCGCTGAACGATCTGGTCGACGGCGCGCTGCGCGAGAACCTCGACGTGCGCATCGCAGCGGCGCGAGTCGATCAGTTCATCGGCGCGCTGACCGCCACCCGCTCGCAGTTGTACCCGCAGGTCGGCTATGGCGCCGAAGCCAGCCGGACGCGCGCCAGTCGGGTTGGCCAACCGCCACTGCCGCCCGGCGCCGACCCGTATTTTTCGCTCTACCAGGCATCGTTCGGAGCCTCCTGGCAGGTCGACCTGTTCGGGCGCGTGCGCCGCCTCAGCGAGGCCGCGCAGGCGCAGGTCTATGCCAGCGAACAGGCGCAGCGCGGCGTCGTGCTGTCACTGGTGAGCGGCGTCGCCACCAGCTACATCGCGCTGCGCGCACTCGACCGCCAGCTGGAAATCGCGCAGGCAACGGCGAGGAACTTCGGTGCCACCGCCCGGCTGTTCGAGCTGCGCTTCAAGGCCGGCATCGTCGCCAGGACGGACGTGATGCAGATCGATTCGCAGTACCAGCAGGCGCTGGCCGCGATTCCGGCGTTCGAGCAGGCGATCGCGGCACAGGAGAACCTCATCTCGACGCTGCTCGGCCGCAACCCGGGACCGATTGCGCGCGGCAAGGCCATCGACCAGCTCGTCGCGCCGCTGATCCCGGCCGATCTGCCGTCGACACTGCTGCAGCGCCGGCCAGACATCCTGCAGGCCGAGCAGAACCTGGTGGCGGCGAATGCCAACATCGGCGCCACGCGTGCGCTGTACTACCCGAGCGTCTCGATCACCGGGCTGCTCGGCAGCGTCAGCACCGCGTTCAGCAGTCTCTTTACCGGCCCGGCAAGCGCCGGCCTGATTGCTGCCGGCGTCAGCGGGCCGATCTTCACCGCCGGCGGCATCTCCGGCCAGGTCGGTTCGGCCGAGGCACAGTACCAGCAGGCGCTGCTCGCCTATCGACAGACCGTCCTCGGAGCGTTTCGCGAGACCAACGATGCGCTGACCGGGTCGCAGAAGAAGATCGAGGAAGTCGCGATGCAGAACAAGCGGGTAAACGCCTTGCGCGAGTTCGCCCGCCTGTCGAAGCTGCGCTTCGACAAGGGCGTGGCGGCTTATCTCGATGTGCTGGTCGCGGAGAACGAGCTCTTCGCAGCCGAGCTGGCAGGGGTGCGCTTGCTTGCCGATCGCTATGCGCAACTGGTCAATGTGTATCAGGCGATGGGCGGCGGCTGGGTGGACCTCGCGGCCGCGATGGCGCCGACGGCGCAGAGCCTGACGAGCGCGCGCACACAGTAG
- a CDS encoding cation:proton antiporter, giving the protein MSVVLDVFSIVAIVAGLVFFLAGTVGLLRFPDAYTRLHALTKADNLGVALLVTGLLPQMDGLLAALKLLLVWLLLMLSSAAVSQLIAHSARRRECGE; this is encoded by the coding sequence GTGAGCGTCGTGCTCGACGTCTTCAGCATCGTCGCCATCGTCGCCGGCCTGGTGTTCTTTCTCGCCGGCACGGTCGGGCTGTTGCGCTTTCCCGACGCCTACACCCGGCTGCATGCGCTGACCAAGGCCGACAACCTCGGCGTCGCGCTGCTGGTCACCGGTCTGCTGCCGCAGATGGATGGCTTGCTCGCGGCGCTGAAGCTGCTGCTCGTGTGGCTGCTGCTGATGCTGTCGAGCGCGGCGGTGTCGCAGCTCATCGCGCACTCGGCGCGGCGCCGGGAATGCGGCGAATGA
- a CDS encoding hydrogenase subunit MbhD domain-containing protein yields MTTLLSLVVALLLLWLALWTVVARDAFVAVAGFVVYGLLLSLVWVRLAGIDVALTEAAIGGGLTGALLLGAVGRLRGTEVAAAAERSGAGTRAFAALLSLGVTMVLALCVLALPEPAPTLAPQAADNLPATGVGNPITGVLLAFRALDTLLEAIVLVIALLAVWSLAPDRFWGGRPGPRYAADPDGVLSYLARVLPPLGIVVGLYLFWAGADHPGGKFQSATILAAMWLLVQMAGLGDAPRIEGRWLRTGIVVGPLAFVAVGMLGAWQAGAFLGYADGWAKPMIVVIELALLPTLVLVLALLLNGAPARNSGNLPAGDGGR; encoded by the coding sequence ATGACTACGCTGCTCAGCCTGGTCGTTGCCTTGCTGCTGCTCTGGCTGGCGCTGTGGACCGTGGTCGCGCGCGATGCCTTCGTGGCAGTGGCCGGTTTCGTCGTCTATGGTTTGCTGCTGTCGCTGGTGTGGGTGCGTCTGGCCGGCATCGACGTCGCGCTGACCGAGGCGGCCATTGGCGGCGGCCTGACCGGTGCGCTGCTGCTCGGCGCGGTGGGGCGGCTGCGCGGCACCGAGGTGGCGGCCGCGGCCGAGCGCAGCGGCGCCGGTACGCGCGCATTCGCTGCGTTGCTGTCGCTCGGCGTCACCATGGTACTGGCGCTGTGCGTGCTGGCCTTGCCCGAGCCCGCGCCGACGTTGGCGCCACAGGCGGCCGACAACCTGCCGGCCACCGGCGTCGGCAACCCGATCACCGGCGTGCTGCTCGCCTTCCGTGCGCTGGACACGCTGCTCGAGGCGATCGTGCTGGTCATCGCCTTGCTCGCCGTATGGTCGCTGGCGCCGGACCGCTTCTGGGGCGGCCGCCCGGGACCGCGCTACGCCGCCGACCCCGACGGCGTCCTCAGCTATCTGGCGCGCGTGCTGCCGCCGCTCGGCATCGTCGTCGGCCTCTACCTGTTCTGGGCCGGTGCCGACCACCCGGGTGGCAAGTTCCAGAGCGCCACCATCCTGGCGGCGATGTGGCTGCTGGTGCAGATGGCCGGCCTGGGCGATGCACCGCGCATCGAGGGCCGCTGGCTGCGCACCGGCATCGTCGTCGGACCCCTGGCGTTCGTCGCCGTCGGGATGCTCGGGGCGTGGCAGGCAGGAGCCTTCCTTGGCTATGCGGACGGCTGGGCCAAGCCGATGATCGTGGTCATCGAGCTGGCACTGCTGCCAACCCTGGTGCTGGTGCTGGCCTTGCTGTTGAACGGCGCACCGGCGCGCAACAGCGGAAACCTGCCAGCCGGGGATGGCGGGCGATGA
- a CDS encoding phospholipase A: MSHNLRSAPRRTLPIVTASAMLSLTAALAPTIARADINLVPPGRTIDPAVPFRLSLMVTGEAESRSYALPEVLRVNLTPDLGAVARVELRRETPVPDQINLRQGEFRRIDYVGEVPPNLRGRVRVDAVDMDAPAMLVQLSTPREAAVAEPMLPPAGSGERPAQADAAATPDRAPATVLTVRSDNDPNRQDEGRLSFYEPMFFVAGAGVDANAQIQLSFKLRLYEPADKNSRRFLDNLYFAYTQAAFWDLTADSKPFLDTNYMPSFFYYVPNTDWRVGGNAVGIAAGYEHESNGKDGSESRSIDTLFVRPYFTFGDTSDFYWTFSPKLYAYIEKSENPDIQKYRGYGDFRFTYGKNDDWQTAWVLRKGTKSSAFSSDLQFTYPLNKFLPGLSGYLMAQYFTGYGESLLNYNQREPWSVRVGYAISR; this comes from the coding sequence TTGAGCCACAATCTGCGTAGCGCGCCGCGGCGCACCCTCCCCATCGTGACGGCTTCCGCAATGCTCAGCCTGACTGCGGCTCTCGCGCCGACGATCGCCCGGGCCGACATCAACCTTGTTCCGCCGGGCCGCACCATCGATCCCGCCGTGCCGTTCCGGCTCTCGCTGATGGTGACCGGCGAGGCCGAATCGCGTTCCTATGCCCTGCCCGAGGTGCTGCGCGTCAACCTGACGCCTGATCTTGGCGCCGTGGCCCGTGTGGAATTGCGCCGCGAGACGCCGGTGCCCGACCAGATCAATCTGCGCCAGGGCGAATTCAGGCGCATCGACTACGTCGGCGAGGTGCCACCGAATCTGCGCGGCCGGGTTCGCGTGGACGCTGTCGACATGGACGCTCCGGCAATGCTGGTGCAGCTCTCGACGCCGCGGGAAGCCGCAGTGGCCGAACCGATGCTGCCGCCAGCCGGCAGCGGTGAACGCCCGGCACAGGCCGACGCGGCAGCGACGCCCGACCGCGCACCGGCCACGGTCCTGACCGTGCGCTCCGACAACGACCCCAACCGGCAGGATGAAGGCCGCCTGAGCTTTTACGAGCCCATGTTCTTCGTTGCCGGCGCCGGCGTCGATGCCAACGCGCAGATTCAGTTGAGCTTCAAGCTACGCCTCTACGAACCCGCCGACAAGAACTCGCGCCGCTTCCTCGACAACCTGTACTTCGCCTACACACAGGCGGCGTTCTGGGATCTGACTGCGGATTCGAAGCCCTTCCTCGACACCAACTACATGCCCAGCTTCTTCTACTACGTCCCGAACACCGACTGGCGCGTCGGCGGCAACGCGGTCGGCATCGCCGCAGGTTACGAGCACGAATCCAACGGCAAGGACGGTAGTGAGTCACGCAGCATCGACACCCTGTTCGTGCGACCGTACTTCACTTTCGGCGACACGAGCGATTTCTACTGGACGTTCTCGCCCAAGCTCTATGCCTACATCGAAAAGAGCGAGAACCCGGATATCCAGAAGTATCGGGGCTACGGCGACTTCCGCTTCACCTACGGCAAGAACGACGATTGGCAGACGGCGTGGGTCCTGCGCAAGGGAACGAAGTCGAGTGCGTTCAGCTCCGACCTGCAATTCACCTATCCGCTCAACAAGTTCTTGCCCGGCCTGTCCGGTTACCTGATGGCGCAGTATTTCACCGGCTACGGCGAGAGCCTGCTCAACTACAACCAGCGCGAGCCGTGGAGCGTGCGCGTCGGCTACGCCATATCGCGCTGA
- a CDS encoding monovalent cation/H+ antiporter complex subunit F — MAEFLLSAAAFVVLMVAVGLVRVARGPGRAERMMAAQLLGSGAIGALLLFGAASGERAMFDVALTLALLSAFASIAFVKFALRQDEKVADDDATEGSR; from the coding sequence ATGGCTGAGTTTCTGCTCTCGGCGGCGGCCTTCGTCGTGCTCATGGTCGCCGTCGGCCTGGTGCGCGTGGCGCGCGGACCAGGCCGCGCCGAGCGCATGATGGCCGCGCAGCTGTTGGGCAGCGGCGCCATCGGCGCGCTGCTGCTGTTCGGCGCGGCCTCCGGCGAGCGGGCGATGTTCGACGTGGCGCTGACGCTGGCGCTGCTCTCGGCCTTCGCGTCGATCGCCTTCGTCAAGTTCGCGCTGCGCCAGGACGAGAAGGTCGCCGACGACGACGCCACCGAGGGCAGCCGGTGA
- a CDS encoding NADH-quinone oxidoreductase subunit K, producing the protein MNVATLFALCACALVGIGLYGLIVQPHPLRKLVAFNIMGSGVFVLFGALAKRGAAAGMAADPVPQALLITAIVVAFAATAVTVAVLLRLIESTATASLANEPPSGE; encoded by the coding sequence ATGAACGTCGCGACGCTGTTCGCGCTGTGCGCCTGCGCGCTGGTGGGCATCGGCCTGTACGGCCTGATCGTGCAGCCACACCCCCTGCGCAAGCTGGTCGCCTTCAACATCATGGGGTCGGGCGTGTTCGTCCTCTTCGGCGCGCTGGCCAAGCGCGGTGCCGCGGCCGGCATGGCCGCCGACCCGGTACCGCAGGCGCTGCTGATCACCGCCATCGTCGTCGCCTTCGCCGCCACCGCCGTGACCGTGGCCGTGCTGCTGCGGCTGATCGAATCCACCGCTACCGCGTCGCTGGCGAACGAGCCACCGTCCGGCGAGTGA
- a CDS encoding complex I subunit 5 family protein, whose protein sequence is MALSTGTHAGALLAAAVLLPFVGMLLGVLLGGRQVQRVAFACMPLGLALALGITVAWLREGQTLVYLLGGWAPPLGIALRADGLAVAMLLAVAGVVCGIGMYARADFATPPEVRESRAAFSYWLLLMAVWGALNLVFVSGDLFTLYVALELLTFAGVPLVCLAGSGETLRAALRYMLFALCGSVLYLLGAVLLYGGYGTLDIPLLARAVQPGAIARTALALMTAGLLAKTALFPLHIWLPPAHGGAPAAASAVLSALVIKGSWFLLLRLWLDVMPGVVTWASAQLLAGLGAMAIVVGSVVALRQERLKLLVAYSTVAQIGYLFLMFPLAFDTTGNALVHGAASTGGLLQAVSHATAKAAMFMAAGLVYAALGHDRIADLAGIARALPVTVLAFVLAGIALMGVVPSGAYLAKKLLLDAADGSGQWWWTIVLQGGAAFTAGYVVLVLVSALRHRSAAPIRVKRVSRLAEFATLLLAVCSLALALAALGPLPGHLVANPLAPKELLTTLLVLVGGALLALGLSRAPLLAAPGPAAAAPAGRLRLAALALGVACEQADRLVRRWSFASIGLLTLAALFGALLLVGRAT, encoded by the coding sequence GTGGCACTCTCGACGGGCACCCACGCAGGCGCGCTGCTGGCGGCGGCAGTGCTCCTGCCCTTCGTCGGCATGCTGCTCGGTGTGCTGCTGGGCGGGCGCCAGGTGCAGCGCGTGGCCTTTGCCTGCATGCCCTTGGGGCTGGCGCTGGCGCTGGGCATCACGGTCGCCTGGCTGCGCGAAGGCCAGACGCTGGTCTACCTGCTCGGCGGCTGGGCACCGCCGCTGGGCATCGCGCTGCGCGCCGACGGGCTGGCAGTGGCCATGCTGCTGGCGGTGGCCGGGGTGGTCTGCGGCATCGGCATGTACGCGCGCGCCGACTTCGCCACGCCGCCGGAGGTCAGGGAATCGCGCGCCGCGTTCAGCTACTGGCTGCTGCTGATGGCGGTGTGGGGCGCGCTCAACCTGGTTTTCGTCAGTGGCGACCTGTTCACCCTCTATGTCGCGCTGGAGCTGTTGACCTTCGCCGGCGTGCCGCTGGTGTGCCTGGCCGGCAGCGGCGAGACCCTGCGCGCCGCGCTGCGCTACATGCTGTTTGCACTGTGCGGCTCGGTGCTCTACCTGCTCGGCGCGGTACTGCTGTACGGCGGCTACGGCACGCTGGACATCCCGCTGCTGGCCCGCGCGGTGCAACCCGGAGCGATTGCCCGCACGGCTCTGGCGTTGATGACCGCCGGCCTGCTGGCGAAGACCGCGCTCTTCCCGCTGCACATCTGGCTGCCGCCGGCGCATGGCGGCGCCCCGGCGGCAGCCAGCGCGGTGCTCTCGGCGCTGGTGATCAAGGGCTCGTGGTTCCTCCTCCTGCGGCTCTGGCTCGACGTGATGCCGGGGGTGGTGACCTGGGCCTCGGCGCAACTGTTGGCGGGCCTCGGCGCGATGGCCATCGTCGTCGGCAGCGTCGTCGCGCTGCGCCAGGAGCGCCTGAAGTTGCTGGTCGCCTATTCGACGGTGGCGCAGATCGGCTACCTGTTCCTGATGTTCCCGCTCGCCTTCGACACCACCGGCAACGCGCTGGTACACGGCGCGGCATCGACCGGCGGACTGCTGCAGGCGGTGTCGCATGCCACTGCCAAGGCCGCCATGTTCATGGCCGCCGGTCTCGTCTATGCGGCGCTCGGCCACGACCGCATCGCCGACCTGGCCGGCATCGCCCGTGCGCTGCCGGTCACCGTGCTGGCCTTCGTGCTCGCCGGCATTGCGCTGATGGGAGTCGTCCCGAGTGGCGCCTATCTGGCGAAGAAGCTCCTGCTCGACGCCGCCGACGGCTCGGGGCAGTGGTGGTGGACGATCGTGCTGCAAGGCGGCGCCGCATTCACCGCCGGCTATGTGGTGCTGGTGCTGGTCAGTGCCCTGCGCCATCGCTCCGCTGCACCGATCCGGGTGAAGCGCGTTTCGCGCCTTGCCGAGTTCGCCACACTGCTGCTCGCCGTGTGCTCGCTGGCACTCGCCCTCGCCGCACTCGGGCCGCTGCCCGGCCATCTCGTTGCGAATCCGCTGGCGCCGAAGGAACTGCTGACGACGCTGCTGGTGCTGGTTGGCGGCGCGCTGCTGGCGCTGGGACTGTCGCGCGCGCCGTTGCTCGCGGCGCCGGGGCCTGCTGCGGCCGCACCCGCTGGCCGGCTGCGCCTGGCGGCGCTGGCGCTGGGCGTCGCCTGCGAGCAGGCCGACCGGCTCGTGCGACGCTGGTCGTTCGCCAGCATCGGCTTGCTGACGCTGGCAGCGCTGTTCGGCGCCCTGCTGCTCGTCGGGCGGGCGACATGA
- a CDS encoding Na+/H+ antiporter subunit E has product MNAVPAGNRNRALAVRALLYFALWIVVDQSARPANLLFGLLASAAATWASARLLPPAADRVRLGQLLLLLPRFLLQSLLAGTDVARRAFAAQPRLQPGFVDYPVGLPRGAGRSAFELIASLMPGTVASGGQADMIEFHCLDTGQAVVEQLAAEERAYARALQPELRDG; this is encoded by the coding sequence GTGAACGCAGTACCCGCCGGCAACCGGAACCGTGCCCTGGCGGTGCGCGCGCTGTTGTATTTTGCGCTGTGGATCGTCGTCGACCAGAGCGCCAGGCCGGCGAACCTGCTGTTCGGCCTGCTCGCCAGCGCTGCGGCGACCTGGGCCAGCGCCCGGCTGCTGCCGCCGGCCGCCGACCGCGTCCGCCTCGGCCAACTGCTGCTCTTGCTGCCGCGCTTCCTGTTGCAGTCGCTGCTGGCGGGCACCGATGTCGCGCGCCGCGCCTTCGCCGCGCAGCCGCGCTTGCAGCCGGGCTTCGTCGACTATCCCGTCGGGCTGCCACGCGGCGCGGGGCGCAGCGCCTTCGAGCTGATCGCCAGCCTGATGCCGGGCACGGTGGCGAGCGGCGGCCAAGCGGACATGATCGAGTTCCATTGCCTCGACACGGGGCAAGCAGTGGTCGAGCAACTGGCCGCCGAGGAGCGTGCCTACGCCAGGGCGCTGCAGCCGGAGTTGCGAGATGGCTGA